The Candidatus Zixiibacteriota bacterium DNA window GACGGCTTCTCAGAAGAACTCAAGGAAGCTATCGAGAATGTCGGGTTCGAGTACTGGTACGGTTCCTTTATCGCTTTCCGTGCCGGTTACATCTACGACCAGGTAGGCGAGGTCAAGACACCGACTCTGGGTGTGGGACTGCAATACCGCGGTTTCCGTTTCGATTTTGCGTATATACCGTCATCGGATACGGTTCCGTTGGCCAACACAGTCAGGTTCTCACTGACTGGAAGAATATAGTATAGGAGGAGAGTTTTGCAGGTACGACTAACAATCAGATTCGCAATACTCATCTGCACCGGACTGTTGTACCTGGGAGGTATGACCGCGACGGCCGACGTGCTCTCGATCGATAACCTGACCAAGTTACCGGTCGAAGAACAACATGGCCATCATCATCACAGCGGATTCGAACACGCCGTCTCACAGCAGAATCTGCTCGGGCTCGAGCGGGATGCTAAATCCCTTCTGCCGGTGAGTTCGCTTTCGGCGCTCAATCCGAGAGTCCTGAAAATCTGCGCTATCAGGGTACAGTTCAAATACGAGGAGCCGGATGATCCCAATACCACCGGACGCGGTCACTTCGATTTTCGTGACTATGATACATTTGTGGCCGAGGAACGCCATGCGGTCGACCCGGCCCCGCATAACCGACGGTATTTCGGTAAACACATTGAAGCCCTGCACAATTACTGGTACACCGTGTCAGGGGGCAAGGTCATCCTGACTGGTGATGTCTATCCCCTGATTGATGACAGTGTTTACACGCTCGATCAGACTATGGGATTTTACGGTTCGCAGGAGCCCGCTAACGGCCTCGGGCAGTTTTTCTACGATGCCCTCAGGCTGGCTGACAAAGATGATGATATCAACTGGAATGAATATGATGTCTTCATGGTGTTTCATGCCGGAAGCGACCGCCAGAACGATCTCGGATTCCCGGAAACATCTTCCGATTTGTTCACCGGCTTTCTGATTATGGGGGCGCCGGTGCCGGTGGAGGACAGTACGATTGGTATCCTGGAGGGAATCGTGATGCCGGAGACCGTCTCACAGGACAACCGCGCAAATGCCTTAAACGCCGTGATGGCTCATGAATTTGGTCATCAGCTCGGCCTGGTCGACCTGTATGATACCCGTACATTTACAACTTTTATCGGCGATTATTCGCTGATGGACAACAATGGTTTCGGCACCGGAGTTGATCTCGGATTCGAGCGGACACGAACGATTTTAGGAACCATGCCGATCTATCCCGATGCCTGGTCGAGGGCATATCTCGGATTTGTCGATATCGAGGTAATCGAACCGGGTCAAAACTTCCCGCTCAAGGCAGCCGAACTCGATCCGGGGCCTGACAAAGTTTACAAGATCCCGATTTCCGAAAATGAATACTTCCTGATTGAAAATCGTCAGACCGACCTCGACGGTGATGGTGCCAACCTCAAAGCCGATATCGACACCGCCGGCGGAAACATCCCGACCGGCGTGATCCTCGGCCCGGCGCCAGGTTTCGTACCGCCCGGACAGTCAGCGCCACTGACCCGTGAATACGATTTCTTGATTCCAGGTTCCGGGATGGTGATCTGGCATGTCGATGAAACTGTTGCCTGGGATGATTACGATGCCGACGGTTTGAATAATTTCTATGACAACGACCTGCAGTGGTATTACTATGACCTGGTCGATACCGTTAATACCTGGAAATTCAGGCCGTTTCTGCGCCTGATCGAAGCTGACGGTATTATCGATTTCGGCGGAAATTACTACACAAATTTCGGTCGTCCGGAAGATCTTTTCCATGCCGGCAACAACAACCAATTCGGGCCGAACACAAATCCCTCGACACGCTCCAATACCGGCGCGTATACCGGTATCGATATCTACGATATCACTGCCAGCGATACTTTGATGTATTTTGATTACGAACACGAGATCAAGCTGGCCGGGTGGCCCCGGCATACCGACAGCTCTATGTATCCACCGGTTCTCTACGATGTCGATGGTGACCAGGTTGATGAGGTGTTTGTTTCGGGCCAGAGGTATATACTGGCATTTAAGGCCAACGGTGATTTCCTGTTTGAACCGACAACCGGGTCGTATATAATCTCCAGTCGCCGGGCGCTACCCCCGGGACCGCTTTCCGACCCGATTCATACCGATACACTGCGGGCGATCGGGATGGTAGATTCCGGTGATGTCATCACCACACCGCCGACAGTCGCTGATCTGGATGGCGATGGTGTGGCTGAGGTCGCTGTCGGCAGTGAACAGGGCAAGATTTATCTCTGGAGCCTGAGCGATAGTGATGGCGATGGATTTGTCGAAAAGCTCGCCGAGATCGAGTTTTCTGCTTATGAGATTTCGGCTGATTTGATTGTTGCCGATGCTGACAATGTCAATCCCGGGCTCGAAATTGTCGCCGGTAATATCGAAGGCGAAGTCGCTTTCTTTGATGCCAGCGGTAGCGAACTGAACAAAATTTCAGGCATCGGGCCGGTCAGACAGATCGTCTCCACAGCAGATTTTAGTTCGGCCTGGGCGCTGGTATCCGCAGAGGGAATCCCCGGCCTGTACGAGCTGGTGAACGTCAATAATCCCTCGGTCACCAGCGAACTTGGTTCCGATATATTAGGAATCAGCGCTGGCACGGTAGATACCATCGGCACAAAAGTCGTCACAGCGGTAAGCCGTGACGGCAGGGTTTATATATACCGGGACGAATCCGGGCAACTGGTCGACTACAACATGATCAACCCGGTTCTGACCGGCAAGACGTTTTCCTCGCGACCGGTGCTCTATCCCGCACTCGAGAACTACTCTCGAAGCCAGATTTATATCTGCGGTGACAATATGTTTTACGGTTACCATCTCAACGGAACACCGCTTGAGAATTTCCCTCTTGAAGTCGATCGTCATGAACCAGCCGGCCATATTACTGCTTCGCCTGTGATCGTCGATATCAACAACGACCGTTATCTTGATTTTATTCTTGGTACCGCTGAAGGTGAGCTTTTCATGCTTAACGAAAACGCTGAAATTCTCTCGAATTCACCGCTGGCGACTCCGCTTTCGGTTTCTAATTCGGCTGCGTTTTCAACGAAGTCGCATCGCGGCACGGGCTTTGGCAATCTTTATCTCAATACCGATGACGGATTGATTTACGGATTTTTGTTTCCGGCTTATGATTTCGGATCGCTGGAATTGTACAGCCAGTATGGGGGAGCAAGCCATCATCGCGGATATTTCGAAGGGACCATGAAAGCAAGCCAGGCAGAAAAAGGTTTTCTGGCTTATTCATATAATTATCCAAACCCGGCTGAGGATTTCACTACCATTAGGTTCGAGACCTCCGAATCGGCAGATGTCAATCTTCGTTTCTACGATCTCTCCGGGAGATTGATCTATGAGCACGAGATGCGGGTCTCGGGCGCGATGCCGTCGGAATTCGTCTGGAACACCGAAGAAGTCCCTCCGGGTGTATATCACTGCCGGCTGGAAGTCAACAGCGACGGTGGTTCGGATATCAATATGTTCAACATCGCAGTAGTTAAATAAAGTAAGGAGTCATTCATGACCAGCAGATTGTTTATCACGTTCTCCTGCCTGTTTCTGATTTTTGGCAGTTGCCTGTCGGCCGCCGACAGCGAAAACGAAATCGGCGGATTCATGCAGGAAAGTTCACTCGACCAGATACGCGAACTCGAACGTCTGACCGATCGGGATTTGTTGTTCGCAGATGATTTCAATGATTTCCCGATGTTCGAGGAGGATATTTATGAACTCCAGCATCATTCCAGCGGACGAGCGTTCCTGTATTCATTGATGTTGCCCGGCGCCGGTCAGTTGTACACTAATTCCAAGCTCAAGGCGGCCTTCTTTCTTGGGGTTGAAGTCTTCAGTTGGTACCAGTATTATACCAGTTACACTGATGGTCAGGACCTCGAGGACGAATACGAAGCTTTCGCAAAATCTTACTGGGATGTGTCTCGCTACCAGGCCTGGCTTGTTGAGGTCAAGGGTGTGATCTCCGATGACAGCGCGTATACCGGCTCTGATGGTTTTGACAGTACGTTCACTCACCACCTGCCGGAGAATATGACCCAGCAATATTACGAAATGATTGGTAAATACGATCAATTTCTGTTTGGGTGGAAGGACACCGACTATGCCACCGGCGATAATGTCTCCGACGCGCGCCAAAGCTATCTGGATATGCGTGCCGAATCCAACAGCAAGTTCGATACAGCCCGAAACTATGCCATAGTCTCGATCGCCAACCGTATTATTTCCGGTTTCGAGGCGGCATTTGCGGCTCGCAGGTTGAACAAAAAGACCGACCGCCTGTCGCAAATCCGGCTCAAGGCCAAGCTGGCC harbors:
- a CDS encoding T9SS type A sorting domain-containing protein; its protein translation is MQVRLTIRFAILICTGLLYLGGMTATADVLSIDNLTKLPVEEQHGHHHHSGFEHAVSQQNLLGLERDAKSLLPVSSLSALNPRVLKICAIRVQFKYEEPDDPNTTGRGHFDFRDYDTFVAEERHAVDPAPHNRRYFGKHIEALHNYWYTVSGGKVILTGDVYPLIDDSVYTLDQTMGFYGSQEPANGLGQFFYDALRLADKDDDINWNEYDVFMVFHAGSDRQNDLGFPETSSDLFTGFLIMGAPVPVEDSTIGILEGIVMPETVSQDNRANALNAVMAHEFGHQLGLVDLYDTRTFTTFIGDYSLMDNNGFGTGVDLGFERTRTILGTMPIYPDAWSRAYLGFVDIEVIEPGQNFPLKAAELDPGPDKVYKIPISENEYFLIENRQTDLDGDGANLKADIDTAGGNIPTGVILGPAPGFVPPGQSAPLTREYDFLIPGSGMVIWHVDETVAWDDYDADGLNNFYDNDLQWYYYDLVDTVNTWKFRPFLRLIEADGIIDFGGNYYTNFGRPEDLFHAGNNNQFGPNTNPSTRSNTGAYTGIDIYDITASDTLMYFDYEHEIKLAGWPRHTDSSMYPPVLYDVDGDQVDEVFVSGQRYILAFKANGDFLFEPTTGSYIISSRRALPPGPLSDPIHTDTLRAIGMVDSGDVITTPPTVADLDGDGVAEVAVGSEQGKIYLWSLSDSDGDGFVEKLAEIEFSAYEISADLIVADADNVNPGLEIVAGNIEGEVAFFDASGSELNKISGIGPVRQIVSTADFSSAWALVSAEGIPGLYELVNVNNPSVTSELGSDILGISAGTVDTIGTKVVTAVSRDGRVYIYRDESGQLVDYNMINPVLTGKTFSSRPVLYPALENYSRSQIYICGDNMFYGYHLNGTPLENFPLEVDRHEPAGHITASPVIVDINNDRYLDFILGTAEGELFMLNENAEILSNSPLATPLSVSNSAAFSTKSHRGTGFGNLYLNTDDGLIYGFLFPAYDFGSLELYSQYGGASHHRGYFEGTMKASQAEKGFLAYSYNYPNPAEDFTTIRFETSESADVNLRFYDLSGRLIYEHEMRVSGAMPSEFVWNTEEVPPGVYHCRLEVNSDGGSDINMFNIAVVK